A genomic window from Prochlorococcus sp. RS04 includes:
- a CDS encoding rod shape-determining protein: protein MIFNRFKFSRDIGIDLGTANTLIHVSGKGVVLQEPSVVAMDLEEGIPLAVGKEAKLMLGRTPGNIRAVRPLRDGVIADFDAAEQMIKTFIQKCNEGKGIVAPRIVIGIPSGVTSVERRAVREAGLAGAREVHLIDEPVAAAIGASLPVTEPIGTMIVDIGGGTTEVAVLSLGGTVLSESVRIAGDEINESIALYLKKVHNLVVGERTAEDIKIKIGSAFPDDDFDKTTLEVRGLHLLSGLPRSVTLTSGEIREAMAETLSKIVEAVKRTLERTPPELAADIVDRGIMLAGGGALVRGINDLLSDETGIFTHIAENPLLCVVNGCGEVLDDFKKLKRVVDTPEFIRNAIRD from the coding sequence GTGATTTTTAACAGATTTAAATTTTCTCGAGATATTGGCATAGATTTGGGAACCGCCAATACTCTTATACATGTATCAGGAAAAGGCGTTGTTTTACAGGAGCCTTCTGTGGTAGCTATGGATTTAGAAGAAGGGATTCCATTAGCTGTTGGTAAAGAAGCAAAGTTAATGCTTGGAAGGACCCCTGGGAATATAAGAGCTGTAAGACCACTAAGAGATGGGGTTATCGCAGATTTTGATGCTGCAGAACAAATGATAAAAACATTTATTCAAAAATGTAATGAAGGCAAGGGGATTGTAGCGCCAAGAATAGTGATTGGTATCCCAAGTGGAGTTACTAGTGTTGAACGAAGAGCAGTAAGAGAAGCTGGATTAGCGGGAGCTAGAGAAGTTCATTTAATTGATGAACCTGTCGCAGCAGCAATAGGAGCATCACTACCAGTAACTGAGCCAATTGGAACAATGATTGTTGATATTGGTGGAGGTACTACTGAGGTTGCAGTATTAAGTTTAGGAGGAACTGTTTTGAGTGAATCTGTTCGAATAGCAGGCGATGAAATAAATGAGTCAATAGCTCTCTATCTTAAAAAAGTTCATAATTTAGTAGTTGGAGAGAGAACAGCAGAAGATATCAAGATTAAAATTGGATCTGCATTTCCTGATGATGATTTTGATAAAACTACTTTAGAGGTTAGAGGTTTACATCTTTTATCTGGTCTACCTAGGTCAGTCACTTTGACATCAGGAGAAATCAGAGAAGCCATGGCTGAAACACTTAGTAAAATAGTTGAAGCCGTAAAAAGAACTTTAGAGCGAACCCCTCCTGAACTTGCTGCAGACATAGTTGATAGGGGGATTATGCTTGCCGGAGGTGGAGCTTTAGTTAGAGGTATTAATGATTTATTGAGCGATGAAACAGGAATTTTTACTCACATAGCAGAAAACCCACTGCTTTGCGTAGTGAATGGTTGTGGAGAGGTGTTGGATGATTTTAAAAAACTTAAAAGAGTTGTTGACACTCCAGAATTTATAAGAAATGCCATAAGAGATTAA
- the ahcY gene encoding adenosylhomocysteinase: MIIANSVSTTTPNYVIADISLSDFGRKEIKIAETEMPGLMALRDKYQSEKPLKGAKIAGSLHMTIQTAVLIETLVDLGAEVKWASCNIFSTQDHAAAAIADKGIPVYAKKGETLDEYWQYTHYILDWGSDSPNMILDDGGDATGLLILGSKAEIDLSVLDNPGNEEEIALFNSIKSKLENDSDFYSRIKSNIIGVTEETTTGVARLYQLQKQNALPFPAINVNDSVTKSKFDNLYGCRESLVDSIKRATDVMIAGKVALVMGFGDVGKGSAQSLRGLGAIVKVAEVDPICALQAAMEGFSVVTLDDVVEDIDIFVTATGNYQVITNEHLVKMKDEAIVCNIGHFDNEIDVASLKDYPWENIKPQVDHITLPSGNKIILLAEGRLVNLGCATGHPSFVMSNSFTNQVLAQIELFNKSEKYAKEVYVLPKHLDEMVARLHLDKIGAKLTKLTKEQADYINVSVEGPYKPELYRY; the protein is encoded by the coding sequence ATGATTATCGCGAATTCAGTCAGTACCACTACACCAAATTATGTAATTGCCGACATATCCTTATCAGATTTTGGCCGTAAAGAAATTAAAATTGCTGAAACGGAAATGCCTGGATTAATGGCACTTAGAGATAAATATCAATCAGAAAAGCCACTCAAAGGTGCAAAAATAGCTGGAAGTTTACATATGACTATTCAGACTGCAGTCTTAATAGAAACTCTTGTTGATCTTGGGGCAGAAGTGAAATGGGCTTCATGCAATATTTTTTCAACTCAAGATCATGCGGCGGCGGCTATTGCAGATAAAGGAATTCCTGTATATGCAAAAAAAGGTGAGACACTTGATGAATATTGGCAATATACCCACTACATTCTCGATTGGGGTTCAGACTCTCCAAATATGATTCTTGATGATGGTGGGGATGCAACTGGTCTATTGATACTCGGCAGTAAAGCAGAAATAGATTTGTCTGTTTTAGATAATCCCGGTAATGAAGAAGAAATTGCTTTATTCAATTCTATTAAGTCTAAATTAGAAAATGATAGTGACTTCTATTCTAGAATTAAAAGTAATATCATTGGTGTCACTGAAGAAACGACAACTGGAGTTGCAAGACTTTATCAACTGCAAAAGCAAAATGCTTTACCTTTCCCTGCTATCAATGTTAATGATTCAGTGACTAAGAGCAAATTTGATAATTTATATGGCTGTCGCGAATCTTTAGTAGATAGTATAAAGCGCGCAACTGATGTGATGATTGCTGGGAAGGTTGCTTTGGTAATGGGTTTTGGAGATGTAGGTAAAGGTTCAGCTCAGTCACTAAGAGGACTTGGTGCAATTGTAAAAGTTGCTGAAGTTGATCCAATTTGTGCTCTTCAAGCAGCAATGGAGGGTTTTAGTGTTGTTACGTTAGACGATGTTGTGGAAGATATAGATATCTTTGTTACAGCAACTGGGAACTATCAGGTAATTACAAACGAACATCTCGTCAAGATGAAAGATGAGGCCATAGTTTGTAATATTGGTCATTTTGATAATGAAATTGATGTGGCTTCATTGAAAGATTATCCATGGGAAAATATTAAGCCGCAGGTTGATCACATAACTTTACCAAGTGGCAATAAAATAATTCTTTTAGCCGAAGGTAGATTAGTTAACTTAGGCTGTGCCACTGGACATCCAAGTTTTGTTATGAGTAATTCTTTTACTAATCAAGTATTAGCTCAAATCGAACTTTTCAATAAGTCAGAAAAATATGCTAAGGAGGTTTATGTTTTACCAAAGCATTTAGATGAAATGGTAGCAAGATTACATCTTGATAAAATTGGTGCAAAATTAACAAAATTAACTAAGGAACAAGCTGATTATATTAATGTCTCTGTAGAAGGACCTTACAAACCAGAGCTTTATAGATATTAA
- a CDS encoding RpoD/SigA family RNA polymerase sigma factor encodes MSSETISENKLASIASIKASNDVDLVRSYLRDIGRVPLLSHEQEITLGRQVQEYMEVERAELEIIELTGDKPSIDELSTKLNLTSSIIKKRLRAGQRAKERMVAANLRLVVSVAKKYTKRNMELLDLIQEGTIGLVRGVEKFDPARGYKFSTYAYWWIRQGITRAIAEKSRAIRLPIHITEMLNKLKKGQRELSQEMSRTPTVSELAKYVELPEDDVKDLMCKAGQPVSLETKVGDGEDTVLLDLLAGGEDLPDEQIEMDCMRGDLHSLLHQLPDLQCRVLRMRYGMDGDEPMSLTGIGRVLGISRDRVRNLERDGLRGLRRLSDNVEAYFVS; translated from the coding sequence ATGTCTTCTGAAACAATAAGTGAAAATAAACTAGCGTCAATTGCTAGTATAAAAGCAAGTAATGATGTAGATCTTGTACGGTCATACTTAAGGGATATAGGAAGAGTTCCATTACTATCTCATGAGCAAGAAATTACTCTAGGTAGACAAGTTCAAGAGTACATGGAAGTTGAAAGAGCTGAATTAGAGATTATTGAATTAACAGGAGATAAGCCTAGTATTGACGAATTATCGACCAAATTAAATTTAACTTCCTCCATTATAAAAAAAAGGTTGAGAGCTGGACAGAGAGCTAAGGAAAGAATGGTGGCAGCGAATTTAAGATTGGTAGTAAGCGTTGCAAAAAAATATACAAAAAGAAATATGGAACTTTTAGATTTAATTCAGGAAGGGACTATAGGATTAGTTAGAGGAGTTGAAAAATTTGATCCAGCCAGAGGTTATAAGTTTTCAACATATGCATACTGGTGGATTAGACAAGGTATTACAAGAGCAATAGCTGAAAAAAGTCGAGCGATAAGGCTACCAATTCACATAACTGAAATGTTGAATAAGTTAAAAAAAGGTCAAAGAGAGCTCAGCCAAGAAATGTCTAGAACGCCAACTGTAAGTGAACTTGCAAAATACGTAGAGCTTCCAGAAGATGACGTTAAAGATTTGATGTGCAAAGCTGGACAGCCAGTAAGTCTTGAAACCAAAGTTGGTGATGGTGAAGATACTGTTTTATTAGATTTACTTGCAGGGGGTGAAGATTTGCCAGACGAACAAATAGAGATGGATTGTATGAGAGGTGATCTGCATTCTCTTTTACATCAATTGCCCGATCTGCAATGTAGAGTTTTAAGAATGAGATACGGAATGGATGGTGATGAGCCAATGTCTCTTACAGGAATTGGAAGGGTTCTAGGAATAAGTAGGGATCGAGTAAGAAACCTAGAAAGAGATGGATTAAGAGGCTTGAGAAGACTTAGTGACAATGTAGAAGCTTATTTTGTTTCTTGA
- a CDS encoding alpha/beta fold hydrolase, whose amino-acid sequence MSLNKSETWKWKNWEISWSLSKEYSSEKNIQILLVHGFGASKNHWRHNQDFLGKFSNCYAIDLLGFGKSSQPSALLNYEPEKENSIKYSFDLWANQISTFCAEVIKSPVYLVGNSIGGVIALKAAESLKDNCKGIILIDCAQRTMDDKRLKKSNILMNLLRPVLKTIVRQRVISNTLFTRAANPKTIKKILEQAYPSGKNIDKELIDILYKPSQRKNSKEAFRGFINLFDDYLATDLFDKVDSPIQLIWGEDDPWESLNEAREWKKQFRNIKRLDIINGAGHCPHDEEPEQTNKLINEFIQETK is encoded by the coding sequence GTGTCTTTAAATAAATCTGAAACTTGGAAGTGGAAAAATTGGGAAATTTCTTGGTCTTTATCCAAAGAATATTCTTCTGAAAAAAATATTCAAATTTTATTAGTGCATGGATTTGGTGCATCAAAAAACCACTGGAGACATAATCAAGATTTTCTTGGTAAATTTTCTAACTGCTACGCAATTGACTTATTAGGATTTGGAAAAAGTAGTCAGCCTAGTGCTTTATTAAATTACGAACCTGAAAAAGAAAATTCAATTAAATATTCATTTGACTTATGGGCTAACCAAATTTCAACATTTTGTGCAGAGGTAATAAAATCTCCTGTTTACTTGGTAGGAAATTCAATTGGTGGTGTTATTGCATTGAAAGCTGCTGAAAGCCTCAAAGATAATTGCAAAGGTATCATTTTGATAGATTGTGCACAAAGAACTATGGATGATAAACGTTTAAAAAAAAGTAATATTTTAATGAATCTACTAAGACCCGTCCTTAAAACAATAGTCAGACAAAGGGTGATTAGTAATACACTTTTTACAAGAGCCGCCAATCCAAAAACTATAAAGAAAATACTTGAACAAGCTTACCCTTCAGGAAAAAATATCGATAAAGAATTAATTGACATACTTTATAAACCCTCTCAGAGGAAAAATTCTAAAGAAGCTTTTCGTGGTTTTATTAACTTATTTGATGACTATCTTGCTACTGACCTTTTCGATAAAGTTGATTCTCCAATCCAATTGATATGGGGTGAGGACGATCCTTGGGAATCTTTAAATGAAGCAAGAGAGTGGAAGAAACAATTTAGGAATATCAAAAGATTAGATATTATTAATGGCGCTGGACATTGTCCTCATGATGAAGAACCTGAACAAACAAATAAGTTAATAAATGAATTTATTCAAGAAACAAAATAA
- the rpaB gene encoding response regulator transcription factor RpaB: MSKARILVVDDEPAVLKVLVTRLQLAGYQVYSATNGEEALESFQRDSPDLIVLDVMLPKMDGFAVCRRIRAESVVPIIFLTALEAISERVAGLDLGADDYLSKPFSPKELEARIATILRRMGPTVSVTETKEVPSGKGVMKFGSLVVDTNRRQVSRAGDRISLTYTEFSLLELLFDEPGKVVPRAEILEQLWGYPPRRAADLRVVDVYVARLRGKLEPDPRNPELILTVRGIGYASQRVGETATSLAS, translated from the coding sequence ATGTCAAAAGCAAGAATCTTAGTTGTTGATGATGAACCAGCAGTTTTGAAGGTATTAGTTACAAGGCTTCAACTGGCAGGATATCAAGTTTATTCAGCCACTAACGGCGAAGAAGCTCTAGAGTCTTTTCAAAGGGATTCTCCTGATTTGATTGTTCTTGATGTTATGCTTCCAAAAATGGATGGGTTTGCTGTTTGTAGAAGAATTAGAGCTGAATCAGTAGTTCCAATAATATTTTTAACAGCTCTAGAGGCTATTTCAGAAAGAGTTGCGGGTTTGGATTTAGGGGCTGATGATTACTTATCTAAACCTTTTAGCCCAAAAGAGTTAGAGGCTAGAATAGCTACCATTTTGAGAAGAATGGGCCCAACAGTATCGGTTACGGAAACTAAAGAAGTTCCATCGGGTAAAGGAGTTATGAAATTTGGAAGTTTAGTTGTTGATACTAATCGCAGACAAGTTTCTCGAGCTGGAGATAGAATTAGTCTTACTTATACTGAATTTAGCCTTCTAGAATTATTGTTTGACGAGCCTGGAAAGGTTGTCCCGAGAGCAGAAATTTTAGAACAATTATGGGGTTATCCTCCTCGTAGAGCAGCAGATTTAAGGGTTGTAGATGTATACGTAGCTAGATTAAGAGGTAAGTTAGAACCAGATCCAAGAAATCCAGAATTAATCTTAACTGTTAGAGGGATTGGTTACGCATCCC
- a CDS encoding carbohydrate kinase family protein, whose product MKKKKVICIGEALIDRIRNKSNKGFTDFLGGAPANVACALRKLKIDSTFIGSLGNDDYGKKFIAQFDQLGVNFDFLQLDNDSSTRVVNVDRDKFGDRFFSGFENSSNSRFADEVLSKKLIEKKISNLEKSFLETKYLVMGTILLSSPMSAETIFFLLEQAKKFEVKIVIDLNWREVFWDHSSFSSEISKAERVNLIKKFLNHANVLKLAKEEATLFFEDKNPLLISQQLSNRPDVIITDGKNPVEWYINGLQGITETLNSQKIVDTTGAGDAFLAGLISKLISSGYPSNEQDIEDCIKFAGVCGLLTCLGEGAIEQQPYYEKVNKFLGSLIS is encoded by the coding sequence ATGAAAAAGAAAAAGGTCATATGTATTGGAGAGGCTTTAATAGACAGAATCAGAAATAAGTCAAATAAAGGTTTTACAGATTTTTTGGGTGGTGCGCCTGCTAATGTTGCTTGTGCATTAAGAAAATTAAAAATAGATTCAACATTTATAGGAAGTTTGGGTAATGATGATTATGGAAAAAAATTTATTGCGCAATTTGATCAATTGGGCGTTAATTTTGATTTCTTGCAATTAGATAATGATTCATCTACCCGCGTGGTTAATGTAGATAGAGATAAATTTGGAGATCGTTTTTTTTCAGGCTTTGAGAACAGTTCTAATTCACGCTTTGCAGACGAAGTTCTTAGCAAGAAATTAATTGAAAAAAAAATTTCAAATTTGGAGAAATCTTTTTTAGAAACAAAATATTTGGTTATGGGAACGATATTATTATCATCTCCAATGTCAGCAGAGACTATTTTTTTTCTTCTAGAACAGGCTAAAAAATTTGAAGTCAAAATAGTTATTGATTTGAATTGGAGAGAGGTCTTTTGGGATCACTCAAGTTTTTCATCAGAAATTAGTAAAGCCGAAAGAGTAAATTTAATCAAGAAATTTTTAAATCATGCGAATGTTTTAAAACTTGCTAAAGAAGAAGCAACTTTGTTTTTTGAGGATAAAAATCCCTTGTTAATATCTCAACAGTTGTCTAATAGACCAGATGTAATAATAACTGATGGAAAAAATCCCGTTGAATGGTATATCAATGGATTGCAGGGAATTACTGAAACTCTTAATTCACAGAAAATTGTTGATACAACTGGCGCAGGTGATGCTTTTCTAGCAGGCTTAATTTCAAAATTAATTTCTTCTGGCTATCCTTCAAATGAACAAGATATTGAAGATTGCATTAAGTTCGCAGGTGTTTGTGGATTATTAACTTGTCTTGGTGAAGGCGCCATTGAGCAACAGCCATATTATGAAAAGGTTAATAAATTTTTGGGATCTCTTATTTCGTAG
- the mreC gene encoding rod shape-determining protein MreC: MLNVRRISTSRWWHKKKNWLFFAIFLFLVFVRISKGAFYKDFYYFISKPFWPDPNQKEIVFESINQEYLIKLNLLRKDNTRLRQILSLQESSNDEYISAAVISRKTGSWWRQIILNKGSKDGVEIGDIVIGPGGLLGRVKNTSLFTSSVTLITSSESKLGVWVDRIQINGLLVGLGDDYPSLILYSKDTDIKVGDFVSSSPASTLLPPNIPIGIVQSIDETLQSKKTAKISLLAKPHVIDWVQILKVNI; encoded by the coding sequence ATGTTAAATGTTCGACGAATTTCTACTAGTCGTTGGTGGCATAAAAAGAAAAATTGGCTATTTTTTGCGATTTTTTTATTTTTGGTTTTTGTAAGAATATCAAAAGGAGCTTTTTATAAAGATTTTTATTATTTTATTTCAAAACCTTTTTGGCCTGATCCAAATCAAAAAGAAATTGTTTTTGAGAGTATTAACCAAGAATATTTAATAAAGTTAAATCTTCTTAGAAAAGATAATACAAGATTGCGACAGATCTTATCTCTTCAAGAATCATCTAATGATGAATATATTTCAGCTGCTGTTATTTCGAGAAAAACAGGTAGTTGGTGGAGACAAATCATTTTAAACAAAGGTTCAAAGGATGGAGTAGAAATTGGTGATATTGTGATTGGTCCAGGTGGATTATTAGGAAGAGTAAAAAATACTTCTTTATTCACTTCGTCGGTAACTTTAATAACTTCTTCAGAAAGTAAGTTAGGTGTTTGGGTGGATAGAATTCAAATCAATGGATTACTAGTCGGTTTAGGAGATGATTACCCTAGCCTAATACTTTATTCAAAAGATACTGATATTAAAGTCGGAGATTTTGTATCATCATCTCCTGCTAGTACGTTATTACCTCCAAATATCCCTATTGGTATTGTCCAATCTATAGATGAGACATTGCAATCAAAAAAAACGGCAAAAATTTCACTTTTAGCAAAACCTCATGTAATTGATTGGGTTCAAATTTTGAAAGTAAATATTTAA
- a CDS encoding DedA family protein, with product MSLIFVNFLTSIPDYISLAVEKNSTIAYLTICLAMFLENIIPPIPSEIIMPLGGFFVYQQKLNFYILVFWGLLGTILGSLPWYYLGRLVNEKRLSNFLDKKGKYLGISSSDLSKSKRWFDKYGVSLVFWGRLVPGIRTLISVPAGIELMPLRKFLLWTTFGSLIWVALLTYSGYLFGENYPIIQTYLDQIKYFVKPILILIFLYFFIRILIRFLKKNRA from the coding sequence TTGAGTTTAATTTTTGTAAATTTTCTTACTTCAATTCCCGACTATATTAGTTTGGCTGTTGAGAAGAATTCAACAATTGCATACCTCACTATTTGTTTGGCTATGTTTTTGGAAAACATAATACCTCCAATTCCTTCGGAAATAATAATGCCACTGGGAGGTTTTTTTGTGTATCAACAAAAATTAAATTTCTATATTTTAGTTTTTTGGGGATTACTTGGAACTATTTTAGGATCATTGCCTTGGTACTATTTAGGTAGATTAGTAAATGAAAAAAGACTTTCAAATTTTCTAGATAAAAAAGGAAAATATTTGGGTATTTCTTCTAGTGATTTAAGTAAAAGTAAAAGGTGGTTTGATAAATACGGTGTTTCTTTAGTTTTTTGGGGCAGATTAGTACCAGGTATACGAACTTTAATCTCAGTTCCTGCTGGCATAGAACTTATGCCATTAAGAAAATTTTTGCTTTGGACTACGTTTGGGAGCCTGATATGGGTAGCCCTTCTAACATATTCGGGTTATTTATTTGGTGAAAATTATCCAATCATTCAAACTTATTTAGATCAAATCAAATATTTTGTAAAGCCAATTTTAATTTTAATTTTCTTATACTTCTTTATAAGAATACTTATTAGATTTCTTAAAAAAAATAGAGCTTAA
- the tsaE gene encoding tRNA (adenosine(37)-N6)-threonylcarbamoyltransferase complex ATPase subunit type 1 TsaE, which yields MFIENLKETLNLGKKLSHKLNPQSIVLLQGPIGAGKTSFVQGIAKGLSISEDITSPTFALSHHYNSGKIPLIHLDLYRLGNVSSAKEVFFSEEEEAIQRQAILVIEWPELIEPVIDNFWKIEISYAKDYGRNYEIRDPKNLLTFS from the coding sequence GTGTTTATTGAGAATTTAAAAGAAACTTTAAATTTAGGGAAAAAACTTTCACACAAATTAAATCCCCAATCAATTGTTTTATTACAGGGTCCAATTGGGGCTGGGAAAACTTCATTCGTACAAGGGATTGCTAAAGGCTTATCAATCTCTGAAGACATTACAAGCCCTACATTTGCTTTATCGCATCACTATAACTCCGGGAAAATTCCACTAATTCATCTTGATTTATACAGGTTAGGAAATGTTTCTTCAGCAAAAGAAGTATTTTTTTCTGAAGAAGAAGAGGCAATACAAAGACAAGCTATTTTAGTTATTGAATGGCCAGAATTAATAGAACCAGTTATTGATAATTTCTGGAAAATAGAAATTAGTTACGCAAAAGATTATGGAAGAAACTACGAAATAAGAGATCCCAAAAATTTATTAACCTTTTCATAA
- a CDS encoding single-stranded DNA-binding protein, producing MQINTINLVGRAGREPDVRYFESGSIVANFTIAVNRRSRDEEPDWFNLEIWGKQAQIAADYVKKGSLIGITGSFKIDSWKDKNTGEDRYKPVVRVDKLNLLGSRKDSDNNQYSNSNNSSEIPF from the coding sequence ATGCAAATTAACACTATTAATCTTGTTGGCAGAGCAGGAAGAGAACCAGATGTCAGATATTTTGAATCAGGAAGTATCGTAGCAAATTTCACAATTGCAGTTAACCGAAGAAGCAGAGATGAAGAGCCAGATTGGTTTAATTTAGAAATATGGGGCAAGCAAGCACAAATAGCCGCAGATTATGTGAAAAAAGGATCATTAATAGGAATTACAGGAAGCTTTAAAATTGATAGTTGGAAAGATAAAAATACTGGCGAAGATAGATATAAACCAGTTGTTAGGGTAGATAAATTAAACTTACTAGGCTCACGAAAGGATTCTGATAATAACCAGTATTCCAACAGCAATAACTCAAGTGAAATTCCTTTTTAA